In Streptomyces sp. NBC_01551, one DNA window encodes the following:
- the rpmE gene encoding 50S ribosomal protein L31 encodes MKRDVHPEYVETQVSCTCGASFTTRSTLTEGTIRAEVCSECHPFYTGKQKILDTGGRVARFEARFGKAAQK; translated from the coding sequence TTGAAGCGCGATGTTCACCCCGAGTACGTCGAGACCCAGGTCAGCTGCACCTGCGGCGCGTCGTTCACCACTCGTAGCACCCTGACCGAAGGCACCATCCGTGCCGAGGTCTGCTCCGAGTGCCACCCGTTCTACACGGGCAAGCAGAAGATCCTCGACACCGGTGGCCGTGTCGCCCGCTTCGAGGCCCGCTTCGGCAAGGCTGCGCAGAAGTAG